The Babylonia areolata isolate BAREFJ2019XMU chromosome 22, ASM4173473v1, whole genome shotgun sequence genome contains a region encoding:
- the LOC143297337 gene encoding uncharacterized protein LOC143297337: protein MATQGADGMAGDSGQARAALLLIVGEPFSDSAKQQIVDEIVKGLKRWNSEASGVDIDPELSQMALRADLGEERPHGERVVHYQSDKMVVELLVNPQALTVKESLRTLLTLPSPAKAVVFAGYCFHGNPAWVLQDDLFSFTTFCQVFKDPNVENAIKQTEGATLMLSTVGGSDWSAALKGSEVNKLLKVTVNPGSKTEDGGGVAQFSAYIVNLVRVVPLASMLQASDVIGNISFSRPVLYIFPSYQGDAALFGMKGFNMLVDAGYSRRPCFWDFVRHLDGIDALLMTHLGADNLFGLKALLDRKVSDSVHPDIDYMYMNVPKGNGAKAIDQGETSASELVISLATEGSKLVDLSRKLGHAPHPLTRPLSSNLEPVNLFHKVGKGSLDMYVLNPVGDAKEMKEFLAQWGKQASSFGQANGVPIPNCSSICALLVVRPASSMEKVTRILFPGTAPQHKLLEGLERVKHLEFLKHPTFCTHDLLKSKKAAMTNGRASSVSRRTVSATASRSTTRAEPPRHLDTKPSPRASLPSPASGRTSKLQKDSSNKRVSGVTRDKVKRDEKEKEDKSKSSTSSSPSKASIKTISPTKSPSPARTPATASPEEQPPAVDKKPAAPKPASDDKPSAPSQDLDQHVTASSAVTMAAAPSKVETLLDDNRLAASPDALPAPDHFGSDVDSSAQPPAAMIITERAKLQELGIYDNDDDDEGVDNRYDEKENGGMFGARDFSEEEVQPQALPEPVAVLETPTSSESDMIPDTFAKPSLMEQSQLFEHGIEPDYGNEGEVCVTEPHMEQGVEKQTTDPGDEGSSLLTGPPIEPSPPADPCQAVDSSVSDFQPEDLQSGQAGEPSSEAEPLAAESALMTQQMPEESYPTAEHAEEKTTFDDMPQDDPVCLVPETMTKEASPPAESAMEDFAPQASFPAGSVLLREQEVEDEQLPASAEEDVPPSFAPQEDDQVPMYQEESKAVAPSSDYQEDDEPDQSDDEVVKETPADTDLKEEVGADISEDEGEESVPPASYGQREPSPVIEEQQLSATEPALEHPAQDFDQDHEEEEDQTFPPCHGSQQASSPEQSGLSNSLHDFEGEVQDNSTSLKDPCLAPQEPDLEDNARESHSGLEEPSFEDSLKEASPLMDGPSFHDSLREPSPFLQQPGDDDHAAGEPGLEGSLREPYPAMEEPGCEMKEPSPPFEEHGFDMREKDTSPAVDEPSFDIEEREANPTLEEPNFDMKESSPPLEEPEFEVKESSPPLEEPDSEMKEASLPLEKPGSGMKEASPPLEEPGSEMKESSPPLEVPGSEMKEASPPLEERGSEMKETSPPLKELASEMKEASPPLEERGSEMKETSPPLEELGSEMKETSPPLEELGSEMKEASPPLEELGSEMKEASPPLEERGSEMKEASPPLEEPGSEMKEASPSLQEPEFEMKESLEEAGFEMKEEPDFIYKEREASPFTDEFDTKDKIASPMPEEQEFDVKEQEACPVLKEPGFAMEVGPVLKEPDFEMKEMEASSALEQPGYEEPERGESPVMEKVSSDDTAGAGFVSMKEREASPCLEEPDLGEEKEASLTLAEQGFDTYGREVSPALEDEKNDGELRELSPPPSHLGTGDHAQEHGEFADKAEVPDLCASHMERPLPSGHAQGQGLEINGADEAEEDLLDEEEVLKREEVTGLKEELAAKEEEEDEEVDVDDRAQADMMTHQTMDNMDMSDDDDQDEDEETAEAVDSGDDNDDFVYEKEVNVEDEEVLMAGASVTASKEQTLDTEEPAPQKMAGMDVEEKEDQTLDSQIPAHTLPAKDNFEEKKAWEEEKKLGESYGQEGGLREENGDMAAMVSMQQTHPQADLAQDEDSDLDSQDPDPTDHHSLNPFIGIGETSPASGDTAPTGHGQYAYEDDDVGQRMAPEDDEGGQRMAPVGFDPMAQWGPPTGLPAPAPQLDDVDAVPEPLTDTESADSLKSGEFVSCPAASEEPYDDDMEAVSRPEHPAEGDFTGSHIHGDQFEKDDDKDICATDKSSEVDAAEFDPLAEWGKPMGLPAPTPPDTSNKKDPSRKGAGDAKKADSKKPGATPTKKTGPASATKSPPKATNGTADTPRSARSKPEARKAETPRSTRPASARNQDSARHDPKTRTTPTPTRRTASSARSRVSPEVIKMPPLPPFSPFYVDLTYIPSHGDTGYVDSEFFKRVRARYYVLSARNPNPKVLEMLMDAKASWDKANEQEVTIIPTYETQILQHWMAVHKEKLAENKIDIAPAASRCTVRLQDHEDSCYTYRLEF, encoded by the exons gaCTGAAGAGATGGAACAGCGAGGCATCAGGCGTGGACATAGACCCAGAACTTTCGCAGATGGCACTCCGGGCCGACCTTGGAGAGGAGCGACCCCATG gggagcGTGTGGTTCACTACCAGTCAGACAAGATGGTGGTGGAGCTGCTGGTCAACCCACAAGCCCTGACAGTCAAGGAATCCTTGAGGACACTGCTGACCCTGCCCTCTCCTGCCAAAGCTGTCGTTTTCGCCGGCTACTGTTTCCACGGCAACCCTGCCTGGGTGCTACAGGATGACCTGTTCTCCTTCACCACCTTCTGTCAG gtgttCAAGGACCCCAACGTGGAGAATGCCATAAAGCAGACAGAGGGTGCCACCCTGATGCTGAGCACAGTCGGGGGCAGCGATTGGTCGGCGGCCCTCAAGGGGTCGGAGGTCAACAAGCTGCTGAAGGTGACGGTGAACCCGGGCAGCAAGACGGAGGACGGTGGGGGTGTGGCACAGTTCTCTGCCTACATTGTCAACCTGGTGCGGGTGGTTCCCCTGGCCTCCATGCTGCAGGCCTCAGATGTCATTGGCAATATCTCCTTCTCCCGCCCGGTGCTCTACATCTTCCCTAGTTACCAGGGTGATGCTGCGCTGTTCGGCATGAAGGGCTTCAACATGCTGGTGGATGCAGGCTACAGTCGCCGGCCCTGTTTCTGGGACTTTGTGCGTCACCTGGACGGCATTGACGCACTGCTGATGACCCACTTGGGGGCGGACAACCTGTTTGGCCTCAAGGCCCTGTTGGACAGAAAGGTGTCCGACTCCGTCCACCCGGACATTGATTACATGTATATGAACGTCCCCAAGGGGAACGGGGCCAAGGCCATAGATCAAGGGGAGACCAGCGCTTCAGAACTGGTCATCAGTTTGGCCACCGAGGGAAGTAAGCTGGTGGATTTGAGCCGTAAGTTGGGTCATGCCCCCCACCCACTGACCCGTCCTCTGTCCAGCAACCTGGAGCCGGTCAACTTGTTCCACAAAGTGGGAAAGGGCTCTCTGGACATGTATGTCCTCAACCCTGTAGGGGATGCTAAGGAGATGAAAGAGTTTTTAGCTCAGTGGGGCAAGCAGGCTTCCAGCTTTGGCCAGGCTAACGGCGTCCCCATCCCCAACTGCTCCTCCATCTGCGCCCTGTTAGTGGTGCGCCCAGCCAGCTCCATGGAGAAGGTGACCCGCATCCTGTTCCCGGGCACTGCACCCCAGCACAAACTGCTGGAGGGCCTGGAGCGCGTCAAGCACCTGGAGTTCCTCAAGCACCCCACCTTCTGCACCCATGACCTGCTCAAGAGCAAGAAGGCCGCCATGACCAATGGCCGCGCCAGCTCCGTCAGTCGCAGGACAGTGTCTGCCACCGCATCACGATCCACCACACGAGCGGAGCCTCCCAGACACCTGGACACCAAGCCCAGCCCCAGAGCCTCTCTGCCATCCCCCGCCTCGGGCAGGACCTCCAAGCTCCAGAAGGACTCCAGCAACAAGCGAGTGTCTGGCGTGACCAGGGACAAAGTCAAGCGagacgagaaggagaaggaggacaagtCCAAGTCATCCACCTCCTCCAGTCCCTCCAAAGCATCCATCAAGACCATCTCGCCCACCAAGTCTCCCTCCCCTGCCCGGACCCCGGCCACTGCCTCCCCTGAGGAACAGCCGCCAGCTGTGGACAAGAAGCCTGCAGCCCCCAAACCTGCCAGCGATGACAAACCCTCAGCCCCATCCCAGGACCTTGACCAACATGTGACTGCATCCTCTGCTGTCACCATGGCTGCGGCCCCCTCCAAGGTTGAGACCCTGCTGGATGACAACCGTCTGGCTGCTTCCCCTGACGCTCTGCCGGCCCCTGACCACTTTGGGAGTGACGTGGACTCCAGTGCTCAGCCACCTGCCGCTATGATCATCACTGAGCGGGCCAAGCTGCAGGAACTGGGTATctatgacaacgacgatgatgacgaagggGTTGACAACCGCTACGATGAGAAAGAAAATGGAGGCATGTTTGGAGCCAGAGACTTCAGCGAGGAAGAGGTGCAGCCTCAGGCGTTGCCAGAACCAGTGGCTGTGCTGGAGACACCCACCAGTTCAGAGTCTGACATGATTCCAGACACCTTCGCCAAACCCTCCCTCATGGAGCAGTCTCAGCTCTTTGAGCACGGCATTGAGCCTGACTATGGCAACGAGGGAGAAGTTTGCGTAACTGAGCCCCACATGGAACAGGGTGTGGAGAAACAAACCACAGATCCCGGGGATGAAGGTTCCTCTCTGCTGACAGGGCCCCCCATTGAGCCCTCCCCTCCTGCTGACCCCTGCCAGGCTGTGGACTCTTCTGTTTCTGATTTCCAGCCAGAAGATCTTCAGTCTGGTCAGGCTGGTGAACCTTCTTCTGAGGCTGAACCTCTTGCTGCAGAATCTGCTCTGATGACGCAGCAAATGCCTGAAGAGTCCTACCCCACTGCTGAACATGCTGAAGAGAAGACCACCTTTGATGACATGCCACAGGATGACCCTGTTTGTCTCGTTCCAGAGACCATGACTAAAGAAGCCTCCCCTCCTGCGGAATCTGCAATGGAAGATTTTGCTCCGCAGGCCTCTTTCCCCGCTGGATCTGTTCTCTTGAGAGAACAAGAGGTGGAAGATGAACAGCTGCCTGCTTCAGCTGAGGAAGATGTTCCTCCATCATTTGCACCACAAGAAGATGATCAAGTACCCATGTACCAAGAGGAATCAAAGGCCGTTGCTCCTTCCAGTGACTaccaagaagatgatgaaccAGACCAATCTGATGATGAGGTAGTGAAGGAAACCCCTGCCGACACTGATCTGAAGGAAGAAGTCGGGGCAGACATCTCTGAGGACGAGGGGGAGGAATCAGTTCCACCTGCAAGTTATGGTCAGAGAGAACCCAGTCCCGTGATTGAGGAACAGCAGCTGTCTGCCACAGAACCAGCATTGGAACACCCAGCTCAGGACTTTGACCAGGAtcatgaagaggaagaggaccaGACCTTCCCTCCCTGCCACGGCTCTCAGCAAGCCTCCAGCCCAGAACAGTCAGGGCTCAGCAACAGTCTCCACGACTTTGAGGGCGAGGTGCAAGACAATAGCACCTCCCTGAAAGACCCCTGCCTTGCCCCCCAGGAACCTGACCTTGAGGACAATGCCAGAGAGTCGCACTCTGGCCTGGAGGAGCCCAGCTTTGAGGACAGCCTGAAGGAAGCCAGTCCCCTGATGGATGGCCCCAGTTTCCATGACAGTCTGAGGGAGCCCAGCCCTTTCCTGCAGCAGCCAGGGGATGATGATCATGCTGCTGGAGAGCCAGGCCTTGAGGGCAGTCTGAGAGAACCATATCCTGCAATGGAGGAACCAGGCTGTGAAATGAAAGAACCAAGTCCACCATTTGAAGAGCATGGCTTTGATATGAGAGAGAAGGACACTAGTCCTGCTGTGGATGAGCCAAGCTTTGACATAGAAGAAAGAGAAGCAAATCCAACTTTGGAAGAGCCAAACTTTGATATGAAAGAATCCAGCCCACCTCTGGAGGAGCCAGAATTTGAAGTGAAAGAATCCAGTCCACCTCTGGAAGAGCCAGACTCTGAAATGAAAGAAGCTAGTCTGCCTCTGGAAAAGCCAGGCTCTGGAATGAAAGAAGCAAGTCCACCTCTGGAAGAGCCAGGCTCTGAAATGAAAGAATCCAGTCCACCTCTGGAAGTGCCAGGCTCTGAAATGAAAGAAGCCAGTCCACCTCTGGAAGAGCGAGGCtctgaaatgaaagaaacaagtcCACCTCTGAAAGAGCTAGCCTCTGAAATGAAAGAAGCCAGTCCACCTCTGGAAGAGCGAGGCtctgaaatgaaagaaacaagtcCACCTCTGGAAGAGCTAGGCtctgaaatgaaagaaacaagtcCACCTCTGGAAGAGCTAGGCTCTGAAATGAAAGAAGCCAGTCCACCTCTGGAAGAGCTAGGCTCTGAAATGAAAGAAGCCAGTCCACCTCTGGAAGAGCGAGGCTCTGAAATGAAAGAAGCAAGTCCGCCATTGGAAGAGCCAGGCTCTGAAATGAAAGAAGCAAGTCCATCTCTGCAGGAACCAGAGTTTGAAATGAAAGAATCATTGGAAGAGGCAGGCTTTGAGATGAAAGAGGAGCCAGATTTcatttacaaagagagagaagcaagtcCATTCACAGATGAATTTGACACAAAAGACAAGATAGCAAGTCCAATGCCGGAAGAACAAGAATTTGATGTGAAAGAACAGGAAGCCTGTCCAGTGTTGAAGGAGCCAGGTTTTGCTATGGAAGTGGGCCCAGTTCTGAAGGAACCAGACTTTGAGATGAAAGAAATGGAAGCGAGCTCTGCCTTGGAACAGCCAGGCTATGAAGAGCCTGAAAGAGGGGAAAGCCCAGTCATGGAAAAAGTCAGTTCTGATGACACAGCAGGCGCAGGTTTTGTGTcaatgaaggagagagaagcgAGTCCATGCCTTGAAGAGCCAGATCTGGGTGAGGAGAAAGAAGCAAGCTTGACACTGGCAGAACAAGGCTTTGACACCTATGGCAGAGAGGTCAGTCCTGCCCTTGAAGACGAGAAGAACGATGGCGAGCTGAGAGAACTCAGccctcccccttcacacctggGCACTGGTGATCATGCCCAGGAGCATGGGGAGTTTGCTGACAAGGCTGAAGTCCCAGACCTGTGTGCCAGCCACATGGAACGGCCTCTCCCGTCTGGCCACGCCCAGGGTCAGGGGCTGGAGATAAATGGTGCCGATGAAGCTGAGGAGGACCTGTTGGATGAAGAGGAGGTGCTGAAGAGAGAGGAAGTCACTGGGCTGAAGGAAGAGCTGGCagcgaaggaggaagaggaagatgaggaggtggATGTCGACGACAGAGCTCAGGCCGACATGATGACCCACCAGACGATGGACAACATGGACATGTCTGACGATGACGAtcaggatgaggatgaagaaacAGCTGAAGCTGTTGACTCAGGAGACGACAACGATGACTTTGTCTATGAAAAAGAAGTCAATGTGGAGGACGAAGAAGTACTGATGGCTGGTGCCTCTGTCACAGCCTCAAAGGAACAGACTCTGGACACAGAAGAGCCAGCTCCCCAGAAGATGGCAGGCATGGatgtggaagagaaagaagaccAGACCTTAGACAGTCAGATTCCGGCCCACACCCTACCAGCGAAAGACAACTTTGAGGAGAAAAAAgcgtgggaggaggagaagaagctggGGGAGAGTTACGGGCAGGAAGGGGGTCTGAGGGAGGAGAATGGGGACATGGCAGCCATGGTGTCCATGCAGCAGACACACCCCCAGGCTGACCTGGCCCAGGATGAGGACAGCGACCTGGACAGTCAGGACCCTGACCCTACAGACCACCACAGCTTGAACCCCTTCATTGGCATCGGGGAGACCTCTCCAGCCTCGGGAGACACCGCCCCTACAGGACACGGACAGTATGCCTATGAGGATGATGATGTAGGTCAGAGAATGGCTCCAGAGGATGATGAGGGAGGTCAGAGAATGGCTCCGGTGGGGTTTGACCCCATGGCCCAGTGGGGACCTCCCACAGGTCTGCCTGCTCCCGCCCCACAGCTTGACGATGTGGATGCTGTTCCGGAACCCCTCACCGACACAGAGTCCGCTGATTCCTTGAAATCGGGCGAATTTGTTTCATGCCCGGCTGCCTCTGAAGAACcctatgatgatgacatggaaGCTGTGAGCAGACCGGAGCATCCGGCTGAAGGAGATTTCACAGGCAGCCACATCCATGGAGACCAGTTTGAGAAGGATGACGACAAGGACATTTGTGCCACAGATAAGTCCAGTGAAGTGGATGCCGCAGAGTTCGACCCTTTGGCTGAGTGGGGGAAGCCCATGGGCttgcccgcccccacccccccagacacCTCCAACAAGAAAGATCCCTCCAGAAAGGGGGCAGGCGATGCCAAGAAGGCCGACAGCAAAAAGCCAGGTGCCACTCCCACCAAGAAGACTGGCCCAGCTTCAGCAACAAAGTCCCCACCCAAAGCGACGAACGGCACAGCCGACACGCCAAGGTCGGCGCGCTCCAAACCGGAGGCCAGGAAGGCGGAGACCCCGCGCAGCACCCGTCCAGCCAGTGCCAGGAACCAGGACAGTGCCAGACATGACCCCAAGacccgcaccacccccacccccacacgcagaACAGCCAGCTCTGCCCGGTCCCGGGTGTCCCCCGAGGTGATCAAgatgccccccctgccccccttctccccattctACGTGGATCTGACCTACATCCCCAGCCACGGGGACACTGGCTACGTTGACAGCGAGTTCTTCAAGCGGGTCCGCGCTCGCTACTATGTCCTGAGCGCTCGCAACCCCAACCCCAAAGTCCTGGAGATGCTGATGGATGCTAAGGCCTCGTGGGACAAAGCCAACGAACAGGAAGTCACCATCATTCCCACCTACGAGACACAGATCCTCCAGCACTGGATGGCCGTGCACAAAGAAAAGCTGGCGGAGAACAAGATCGACATCGCTCCGGCTGCCAGTCGCTGTACTGTGAGGCTGCAGGATCACGAAGACAGCTGCTATACCTACAGGCTGGAGTTCTGA